From one Nycticebus coucang isolate mNycCou1 chromosome 14, mNycCou1.pri, whole genome shotgun sequence genomic stretch:
- the LOC128565369 gene encoding olfactory receptor 51G2-like, with translation MFSCNTSTSGHSTFLLTGFPGLEASHHWVSISINLICVVSILGNSIILFLIRTDPALHEPMYIFLSMLAASDLGLCASTFPTMVQLFWLGAREVPFDLCAAQMFFIHAFTYVESGVLLAMAFDRFIAIWDPLHYATILTHSAMTKVGTAILVRAILLNLPGPILLWRLLFPQISVLSHCYCLHCDLVGLACSDTQINSLVGLVSILLSLCLDSSLIMLSYALILRTVLGIVSPGERLKALNTCVSHVCIVLIFYLPKLGLSVLHRVEKHSYPALAVLMANLHFLVPPFMNPIVYCLKSRQIRQGILKRFQEKRVDVS, from the coding sequence ATGTTCTCCTGCAACACCAGCACCTCTGGTCACTCTACCTTCCTGCTCACTGGATTCCCAGGCTTGGAAGCCTCTCATCATTGGGTTTCCATCTCCATCAATCTCATCTGTGTGGTTTCCATCCTGGGTAACAGTATCATCCTCTTCCTGATCCGCACAGATCCAGCCTTACACGAGCCCATGTACATCTTCCTGTCCATGTTGGCAGCCTCTGATCTGGGTCTCTGTGCCTCCACCTTCCCCACtatggtgcagctcttctggctTGGAGCTCGTGAAGTGCCCTTTGATCTCTGTGCAGCACAGATGTTCTTCATTCATGCTTTCACCTATGTGGAATCGGGTGTACTGCTGGCCATGGCCTTCGACCGCTTTATTGCCATTTGGGACCCTCTGCACTATGCCACAATCCTTACCCACTCAGCAATGACCAAAGTGGGAACTGCCATTCTAGTAAGGGCTATCCTGCTCAACCTCCCAGGACCCATCCTCCTGTGGCGTCTGCTCTTTCCCCAGATCAGTGTGCTCTCTCACTGCTACTGCCTGCACTGTGACCTTGTGGGGTTGGCCTGCTCAGACACACAGATCAACAGCTTGGTTGGCCTGGTCTCCATCCTCCTCTCACTGTGCCTTGACTCCTCCCTCATCATGCTCTCCTATGCCCTGATCCTGCGGACTGTGCTGGGTATTGTGTCACCTGGGGAACGGCTCAAGGCACTCAACACATGTGTCTCCCACGTCTGCATTGTTCTCATCTTTTATTTGCCCAAACTGGGGCTGTCTGTGTTGCACCGAGTAGAGAAGCACAGCTACCCTGCTCTGGCAGTGCTCATGGCCAACCTGCATTTCCTGGTCCCACCCTTCATGAACCCCATTGTGTACTGTTTGAAGTCTAGGCAGATCCGTCAGGGGATCCTGAAGCGCTTCCAGGAAAAGAGGGTTGATGTTTCCTAG